In Fusobacterium hwasookii, a single window of DNA contains:
- a CDS encoding LptM family lipoprotein codes for MKKIFRYVLLSFVLLILVACGKKASEKAFDEKFKEVKEQVTKNEQINLESRELLGKIFDKATYKVNKVEENGDNSQLDVTIKAVNLKKYIDEVSAYLQATTNPETTEEEINKIAIEYFTELLKNEKDLEINETNIQIQMQKVDGKWEIKNPEDLYIGLYGGNGEVKDLPDRN; via the coding sequence ATGAAGAAGATTTTTAGATATGTTTTATTGAGTTTTGTATTATTAATATTAGTAGCATGTGGAAAAAAAGCCTCAGAAAAGGCATTTGATGAAAAATTTAAAGAAGTAAAAGAACAAGTTACTAAAAATGAGCAAATAAATTTAGAAAGTAGAGAATTATTGGGAAAAATATTTGATAAGGCTACATATAAAGTAAATAAAGTTGAGGAAAATGGAGATAATTCTCAATTAGATGTAACAATAAAGGCAGTTAACTTAAAAAAATATATAGATGAGGTATCTGCATATTTACAAGCTACTACAAATCCTGAAACAACAGAAGAAGAAATCAATAAAATAGCTATTGAATATTTTACTGAATTATTAAAAAATGAGAAAGATTTAGAAATAAATGAAACAAATATTCAAATTCAAATGCAAAAAGTAGATGGTAAATGGGAAATTAAAAACCCTGAAGATTTATATATAGGACTTTATGGTGGAAATGGTGAAGTGAAAGATTTACCTGATAGAAATTAA
- a CDS encoding LptM family lipoprotein, whose protein sequence is MKKIFRYLILCFAVLMLVACGKKDSEKAFDEKVKEVKEQVTKSGEEGLESTKLVAKIFNKATYKVNKVEENGDSAQLDVSIKAVNLGRYLDELSAHLENTVSAESTDEEINKIAVEYLTELLKNEKDLEYSESDIQIQMTKIEGKWEIENPGDLYIGLYGGQGQVTDLPAQN, encoded by the coding sequence ATGAAAAAAATTTTTCGTTATCTAATTTTATGTTTTGCAGTATTGATGTTAGTAGCTTGTGGTAAAAAAGATTCAGAAAAAGCTTTTGATGAAAAAGTTAAAGAAGTTAAAGAGCAAGTTACTAAAAGTGGTGAAGAAGGTTTAGAAAGTACAAAATTAGTGGCAAAAATCTTTAATAAAGCAACATATAAAGTTAATAAAGTTGAAGAAAATGGAGATAGTGCTCAATTAGATGTAAGTATAAAAGCAGTAAATTTAGGAAGATATTTGGATGAATTATCTGCCCATTTAGAAAATACTGTAAGTGCTGAATCAACAGATGAAGAAATTAATAAAATAGCTGTTGAATATTTAACTGAACTATTAAAGAATGAAAAAGATTTAGAATATTCAGAGTCAGATATTCAAATTCAAATGACAAAAATAGAAGGAAAATGGGAAATAGAAAACCCAGGTGACCTTTATATAGGACTTTATGGTGGACAAGGGCAAGTAACAGATTTACCTGCTCAAAATTAA